agcagccctgctcacctCCATGGGGCCTGTGTGCGCTCAGCAGGggtccagcagcacagctcagagtcAGGTGCAAAGGGAGGTaacacacagctgcaggcagcattgCTTCAGGTGAGGCGGAGTTGGCATTCAGCTAATTGCTGACTTAGCACAACAGCTGTAACAGGCAGTGCAGTAACAGCTCCTGGTGCCAGATGCACAATCTGACCTCCACAGGTGGGGCAAAACCAGATTGACTGCTCCATATCCCTGCTCTTCAAGCGAGCTAACAGAACTTTTTTTAAATGGCACTTGGCAAACTCCACAGGATCTCTGCAGACCAGCTCCTGCTCTGTAGATCTTTACCTGTGAATGAACACTCCCTCCAGAGTTCAAGGCAATGTCACTTCAGCCTTTTGCCAGGGGTGAAAATGTCTCAGCTGCAGAACTTTGGCTTTGGCTGAGAGGTGGCGAATTGGATTCATCTGCTCGGGGTGGTCGTTTCCACATCCTCATTTCCACATAGTCAGATATGTTCTCTGCCGTGCACAGCGGGGGCAGGTGCTACGTCTGCTGTCACTTATGTAATGACTGGATGGATATTTACACAAAAGTGCAGCCACTGAGCATTTAATTCCAGCCATTCTGTGCTTGGCGCAGCCATCTGGAATCGTATTATTTTGAGAATATTACAGATGCTCTCGCTTCTTCGGCTCAAAAACTCCTAAAATTCTTACCAAAATCTTATCTCCCCTCCCTACAGCTGCCGAACTCTTTTCACTGTGCTGACATGAGGCAGCCCCGTTATCCAGTAACCCTGTCACTGGGGTTAGTGCATGTGAGGTATCCCTGTGAGGAGCAGATGGTGGTGAGGCGAGttgggctcagtgctgctctgctgggctggatgcagagcctggcactggtgacCCTGCCATGAAAATACAGGTCTGTGGACCTCAGCAGAAAGGTGCTGAGGGGTCAATCCCTTTGCAAGGCCTTTAGGTGAAtcaaagagggagaaaaataaacctGAGGCAGAATCGGTCCTTAGTTTTCATTAAAGTAAGACATCCAGATTACTGTAATGGAGGTTAACCACTACCCAgcaaagcactgtgctgggaggttgggctttctttttcaggtttGGTGTAATGTTCCTGAATGCTAATAGCATCTACAACGCTGctgctgatttattttgctgcgtgaaagaaagcagaaaatagaagCTCTGTCTGTAGGAGGCAAAGATGTTTAAAGAGAAATGTATTGCAGGAAGACTTCCACTGTAAACCCGCAGTCCTCAGGAGAGCTAGAATTTCATGTGGCAAACCTCTTGTTGTCCaaagagcactgtccaaatgctccttgagctccagcagctcagagctgtgccagctgccctggggagccaTTCCTTGCCCACCGCATCATTATTTGCAGGTTCTGATCAAAGCAGATACCGAGCAACCGCATCCACTTAATTAATAGCAAACACTTGCAAACAGACACTAATATtcatcttccattttcctttgtcaaATGCACATAATTATTCATCACGGATACTATTTATATTCCAACACGCTGCAAAGTGAAGGAATGCTCTCATCCTGGCTTTATCATTTCTAGATTAAATCACCGTTTTCCTATTTCCCCCAGTCAGCAGACCGGGCCGCAATTTGCTCTCCCAATGACAGGCCATTCTTTTAAGTGCATTGAATTATGTTTTCCAGGTGGTGGCTCAGCTGAAATTAAATGGCGTTCTTTTGTATAGCTCACTAGTACAGCTACAGTGCACCAGGAATGATGACAACTTCAACGTGACGTTCTAGTGAACttggaaaacagcatttaaacaaCAGGATGAGGGGCTggggcaagggggaatggtttccAACTAAAAGAGTGGAGATTTACATTGGATATAAGGAGGATTACAATAAGAGTGGTGAGGatctggcacaggttgtccagtgaggtggtgagtgccccagccctggagacacccacggtcaggctggaggggatctatcagctgtaggtgtccctgttcagtgcaggggagttgagCAAGATGGTCTTTAagagtcctttccaactcagacGAATCTATGATTCAAAGGCTGTTTAAATGCACATATGTACTACAGCCTCATGTGACAAAGTAGAAAGcactgagaggaagaagaggctgTGGTGAACCACAACAGTTGTGAGTGAGGGCCATGTAGAACACCAGTACATAGATACAGAAAACTGTACCCTGGACTCCCCACAGCCACTGGCAGATCCCCGCTGCACAACTGAATTACAGCACGGCTGTCGCAGGCACTGCTTATGTGCTAATGGCTGGAAAAGGCCTCATGAGCTCAGCCAAAAACCCACTCGGGCTCCAAAATCAAATCAGCCCTGTtagcttttaattctttttgaaAATCTTTTAGCATTCAGGTTCCCCAGCAGCTGGCAAAGGGCCCAACTGCTCTGTTCTTCACATCAGGCCAAGGTCCCCAAGCTACACACATGCTGATCAATGACAAAGTGCCCTTGGAGCCAACGGGGACTGCACTACACAGTACTAAACTGGGGCCTATTTCAGATgaaatcttttcatttcctttattttgtcCACACAGTCTGTTAAAAACAAACGACTTTCAGATAAAAAGCAGGGGAAGCTCAAATTAATCACTACCAGTAGTTAccataggatggcttgggttagaagggacctcacagatcatccagttccaaccccctgctatggggagggctgccaaccactagagATCAGCactacatcaggttgcccatAGACCCACCCAGccctgaacacctgcagggatggggcatccacagcctcaccactctctgtgaaaaacttcccccaACGTCTATtctaaatctcctctcctttAGTATAAAGCcactatctacccatgtaaaaagttgatttccctcctatTTACGAGCTCCCTTTACATATAGAAAGGCCGCTgtcaggtctccccagagccttctcctgATTGaataagcccagctccctcagcatgtCTTTGTAGCCCTCTCATCATCCTCGTggtcctcccctccccttcacTGGATGAAGTCCAACAGCAGTAGCCACGTGCTCCAAATGAGCTGCATGCTGACACTGTCCTGAGTGAAACCTGCACTGATGGGTACAAGAGAAATCCAGGATGCTTGTATTTATAGATGAACgtacagaaagcagctgaagtattttcagCTGGCAGGAATCACACGTATtgagtggaaaagaaataatcacagCCTGGAGTTTTGCAAGTCGATAGCAAGTTAGAAAGGCAGTTACTGTGCCTGCCGTAGTAGCCCTCGTGGGCAGTGCTCAGTCTGACCGTGGAGCAACAGTGCCTCCCAAAGGCAAGAGGTAAAATCCCCTCAGGTTTGAGTAAATATTTgccaatattttgtttttcttacttagCTACATAGGCACAACATCTCAAGAGATCTCTCTGCCAAGCAAGCTTTAACACTGAACTACTGCCTAGAAAAAGCTTTGCTAGTGAACCAATGGCTAGCAATGACCTGGCCTAAGTATCCCTGAAAACATCCAGCTTTTCAGTGACAGCAAGACCTGAAACATGGTTAACGCTTAAACACACGGGTACTGCTTTTCTTACCTGATGGTAAAAATGATTTGCCAAGTAAAACTGACgttttccctcttttctgctATCCTGAAACAGGTCCTGATTGTTTCAGTTCCAAGAACCTTGCACTGCAAGCCCAGAAAAAGATCCTGAGTAAAATGGCAACCAAAACCATGGCTAACATGCTCATCGATGACACAAGCAGTGAAATCTTCGATGAGCTGTATAAGGTAACAAAGGAACAcaccagaaacaaaaaggaagccCACAAAATTATGAAAGACCTGATTAAAGTGGCAATAAAAATCGGGATCCTCTATCGAAATAATCAGTTCAACCACGAAGAGATGGAAATTGTAGACAAGTTCCGGAAGAAGCTGAACCAAACTGCCATGACAATTGTCAGTTTCTATGAGGTAGAATACACGTTTGACAGAAATGTTCTTGCAGAACTTCTGAATGAGTGTAAAGACCTTGTGCACGAACTCGTAGATCGGCACCTGACCCCGAAATCCCACGGGCGCATCAACCACGTCTTCAATCACTTTGCGGATGTGGAATTTCTAACTGCCCTGTACAGTCTTGACGGGGATTGTCGGCCATACCTCAAAAAGATCTGTGATGGCATCAACAAACTACTTGATGAGAAGATCCTTTGAAACTGTGCTCACAAGCAAGAAAGCAGCCAAAAACTTCTGTCTAGAACTGGCCATCCTTCATGGGCCATGGTGAGCATGAGAGcctccttcctgctcttcttACTGCAGCCTCCAGCAGGAGCCAGAAAGTGCTCACTTGGCTCACGATGAAGGGGAAAACCCTAAACCAGAAAGCTATCGATTTTAATGTTTCACAGATAACTGAGTCTTTCCCAAGGCGTGGCATGAACAAAACGCTGATATATATTGTTCAGAAATAGATTGCTGTACATCATGATCTCACTAGCTTTGTGGTCAAGGCTGAACACGTGAAAAGAAAGTAAGCTCAAACGCATGGCTGTGTTAAAATAGGTGATGGCAACAGAGCAATGCATGGAATTTAGCCAGGCTGCCCTGGGTGTGTATGTTTTTAGTATTCCAGCAGTAAGTGAAAAGGCTTAGACGCATTAAGCtctctccttttaaaatgattGGGAATCAGTGTGACAATGCACCTCTGGATCCACATGGTACTGAAGTCTCCTTAGgtataataaataatacaaatgagtaaatcagaagaaaatttgAAGAGCCGCTCgataaaacaatattttcattagaaatttTTGGCTTATACTCACTCATTAAAAAGTTGCATCTGAATTTTACAGAACAGATCAGCGATCAAAGGCAATCAGAAAACCCAGATGAAGTAGTACCTTAGTTCTCCCAGCCTCAGGTGCTGTGTGTTTGATAACATTGGATGAGTTTAGGCTGGAGGTTATGCTGCTCTTTGCACTCGTACTGTTCTGCCATTCAGAGCAAAATATTCTTTGCACTTTGGAAGAGGAACACAATTAAGTAACCACTTGCTCTACAAAGCAACACTAACATCTCAGATCCTCAATAGATACCATTCAGCCTCGGTAAAGCTCATTTTAATGTGTCTGTAGTATTAATTTGTACTAacagtgacaaagaaaaaacccaTCTGCTATGCTCACAGTGCCATCTGAACACAGTATTATGCACAGTATATCACAGCCCTTTGATGAGAACACTAACTCTGGTGAGCTTCGTAAACATCCCATGGGTTCACAGTGTTCTCCT
This window of the Excalfactoria chinensis isolate bCotChi1 chromosome 10, bCotChi1.hap2, whole genome shotgun sequence genome carries:
- the TNFAIP8L3 gene encoding tumor necrosis factor alpha-induced protein 8-like protein 3 gives rise to the protein MDSDSGELSEGELVSPAGPDCFSSKNLALQAQKKILSKMATKTMANMLIDDTSSEIFDELYKVTKEHTRNKKEAHKIMKDLIKVAIKIGILYRNNQFNHEEMEIVDKFRKKLNQTAMTIVSFYEVEYTFDRNVLAELLNECKDLVHELVDRHLTPKSHGRINHVFNHFADVEFLTALYSLDGDCRPYLKKICDGINKLLDEKIL